From Parasteatoda tepidariorum isolate YZ-2023 chromosome 1, CAS_Ptep_4.0, whole genome shotgun sequence, one genomic window encodes:
- the LOC139426660 gene encoding uncharacterized protein translates to MLAEAALNCTAKQIRLLFAIVLTTCFPGRIETLWDNHKDLMTDDILYHHRTRCNDLTIAFIDAMYNETLIAIEDLCIIIANLPLSHFGILSPNLSASDLLNNDMNRELQYNTVEMAAIATRNVPLMNEEQRNIYDDRIMLSVLAGHGLPGRRGKTILAEIQSNKGIALTVASSGIAATLLDGGRTAHSVFKLPLNIQNNPGAGCNIRKQSCMVTVLKHCKIIIWDECSDFRQTLPVIPRSTYADEINACLISSPLWRNVEKVQLKVNMRVQMLQYPSAETFSKQLLDICDGKVTKDETGCTKLPDDFCTIID, encoded by the exons ATGCTTGCTGAAGCAGCATTGAACTGTACTGCAAAGCAAATTCGTCTACTATTCGCTATAGTACTAACTACATGTTTCCCTGGCCGAATCGAAACTTTATGGGATAATCACAAAGATTTGATGACTGATGATATACTGTATCACCATCGCACACGTTGCAACGATCTAACGATAGCATTCATCGATGCTATGTACAATGAAACACTGATTGCTATTGAGGATCTTTGCATTATTATTGCCAACTTGCCTCTCAGTCATTTCGGTATTCTTTCGCCAAATCTAAGTGCATCTGATTTATTAAACAATGACATGAATCGTGAACTTCAATACAATACGGTAGAAATGGCAGCTATTGCCACTCGCAATGTTCCACTGATGAATGAGGAACAAAGGAACATTTATGATGACCGCATTATGCTCTCAGTTTTGGCAGGACATGGATTACCAGGTAGAAGAGGCAAAACAATTCTCGCTGAAATACAATCAAATAAAGGCATCGCGTTGACCGTTGCATCATCTGGCATTGCGGCAACTTTATTGGATGGAGGCAGAACAGCTCATTCAGTATTTAAGCTGccactaaatattcaaaacaaccCAGGCGCAGGGTGCAACATAAGAAAGCAATCGTGTATGGTCACTGTGTTgaagcactgtaaaattatcatCTGGGATGAATGCA GTGATTTCAGACAAACACTTCCCGTCATTCCGCGTTCAACGTACGCTGATGAGATCAATGCTTGCTTGATATCATCTCCTCTGTGGCGTAATGTTGAAAAAGTTcaactaaaagtaaatatgcGAGTCCAAATGCTTCAGTATCCATCTGCTGAAACATTCTCAAAACAATTGTTAGATATCTGTGATGGAAAAGTTACTAAGGATGAAACTGGATGCACAAAATTACCGGACGATTTCTGCACAATCATTGATTAA